Proteins encoded together in one Ammospiza nelsoni isolate bAmmNel1 chromosome Z, bAmmNel1.pri, whole genome shotgun sequence window:
- the LOC132086723 gene encoding serine/threonine-protein kinase PAK 3-like, whose protein sequence is MIGQVCAAVCTIFSVVYSGYYLTQLTRHLTRGWRQACPLGTTAGSAAPLAASVIEEEDEEEQRKMKPSAAVPSQPELAEPVTLVARSAIQPGAAGPAWPAAASSSPAAGTSCSSAAQQPEMREEQGLKTLRSIVSPGRPTGKYTAFEELGRGGFGAVYKALDTSSGQQVAIKIMSLEEEMSEELAANEILAMRDNRSPNIVTYLDSYLVDAELWLAMEFMDGGTLFDVLRAVYLEEGQIGAVCRECLQGLHFLHSRQVIHRDIKSCNVLVGTDGSVKLGDFGLCAQLSPEHSKRSSSVGTPSWMAPEVVRGEAYGPKVDIWSLGIMGLEMVEGEAPYQREARLRVFELLERNGPPKLQNPRHHSALLRDFLRCCLQADEDRRWSAQELLQHPFVTSGDPASSLAALIISAKQVQEDWRGDTCA, encoded by the exons atgaTTGGGCAAGTCTGTGCCGCCGTTTGCACCATCTTTTCTGTTGTCTATTCTGGCTACTACCTGACCCAGCTGACTC gtcacCTGACACGCGGATGGAGACAAGCCTGTCCTTTG ggcacaacagcagggtcagcagctcctctggctgcctctgtcattgaggaagaggatgaagaggagcaaaggaagatgaagccTTCAGCCGCTGTCCCTTCACAGCCTGAACTTGCAGAGCCAGTAA cccttgtTGCTC GCTCTGCCATTCAACCTGGTGCCGCCGGACCAgcatggcctgcagcagccagctcaagcCCCGCTGCCggcacttcctgcagcagcgcagcccagcagcccgagatgagggaggagcagggcctgaagaCACTGA ggagCATCGTGAGTCCGGGCCGGCCAACGGGCAAATACACGGCATTTGAGGAACTCGGGCGAGG agggtttggagctgtttataAAGCCCTTGACACCAGCAGCGGACAACAG GTGGCAATCAAGATCATGTCACTCGAGGAGGAGATGTccgaggagctggctgccaatgAAATCCTGGCCATGAGGGACAACAGGAGTCCCAATATCGTTACCTACTTAGACAG ctacctggtGGATGCGGAGCTCTGGCTGGCCATGGAGTTCATGGACGGCGGCACCTTGTTTgatgtgctgagggcagtgtacctggaggaaggacagatagGCGCTGTCTGTCGGGAG tgcctgcaaggactgcatttccttcattcccGCCAAGTCATCCACAGAGACATCAAAAGTTGCAACGTCCTGGTGGGCACGGACGGATCCGTCAAGTTGG gtgactttggcctctgtgctcagctcagccctgagcacagcaagcgCAGCTCCAGCGTCggcactcccagctggatggcaccggaggtggtgagaggagaagcctacggccccaaagtggacatctggtccctggggatcatggggctggaaatggtggAAGGGGAAGCTCCTTACCAGCGGGAAGCCCGTCTCCGG GTTTTTGAACTGCTAGAAAGGAACgggcccccaaaactgcagaaccCCAGGCACCACTCGGCTCTCCTGCGCGACTTCctccgctgctgcctgcaggcagatgaGGACAGGCGCTGgtctgcccaggagctcctacag catcCCTTCGTGACCTCAGGCgatcctgcctccagcctggctgctctgatcatctcagccaagcaagtgcaggaagactggagaggagacacCTGCGCCTGA